The Candidatus Amarolinea dominans genomic interval GCCCCGACGACATTGCGCGCAGCCAGGCGAAGTTGGCCGCCGCGTATACCGAGATGGAAGCTGACGAGACCTTCGATCCCGGCGTGGCCGCGCTGTTGGATCGGGCGCGGAAGACGCTGGAGCAGCCCGACCTGAGCGCCGGGCTTGCCGATGACATCGCCGGCGCCGTCGCCAACATCCGCCATGCCGTTGCCGAAGAGGACGATGCGCAGGTAGAAGCGTACTGCGATGAGTTGATTGACTTGCTGATGGAGGTCGAGGGATAGGCGGCCCGCAAGGTCACACGTTTGTCAAGGACGGTGAAACCGCCCGGCAGTTCTTCGACGATACCGTGTTGTCAGCGCGAGGTGCGCGCTCGTCTCAGGACCTCAGCGAGAACGGCGGCGATGTTCCAGGCATCGTCGCCGGCGCGGTGGTGAACGCCTTGCAGGGGCAGCCCCAGCGCCGCCAGCCCCTCACGCATCCCCACCTCCCGTTTGCGCCCCAACGCCACGGCCAGCAGCGTCTTGACGTTGAGGTGTCCCGGCCCAAAGGGATAGGGGATGCCGAACTCGGCGCAGTTGCGCGTGAACTGCTGGCGGTCGTAGTCGCCATAGCTGGCCCACAGCCGACCGGACGCCTGAAACTCCTGCACGAGCACCTGGCAGACCTGCGCCAGAGGAATACCGCCATCCACATCGGCCTGCGTGAGCGTGGTCAGCTCTGTGCAGAAGGCGCTGATCGTCGAACGGATGGGACGCACCAGGATATCGCGACGTTCGACGCGGGCCAGGGTTGCCACATCCAGCAAGCACAGCCCGATCTCGATGATCTCGCTGCTCTGGCCCGGCGGTGGCTCGCCCTGCCAGCAGGTGGCTTCGACATCAACGACGAGAATGTGGTCTAGTTTTCGGGTCATAATGTGGGCAAAGTTGCTCAGAATCGTGGTGTCCAGAATGAACATCGGCATGGCTCAAGTCCGGTTTTTACCCTGGATGGTTTCGTATTCCGCCTGCGCCTCATGGATGCTCAACGCCCCCATGCGCATTGGTAACCCGAACCGATTGAAGCGCGCCAACAACTCGAAACGCGACATGTTCAGCAAGGTGGCTGTCCGGCCCAGACTGATGTCGCCAGCGAGATAGGCAGCGATGATCATGTTCCAGGCTTCCTGCACATCGCCGGCTGCCGCCGCGACCCGCGCCTGCACCGCTGTCTCTGTCAGGCCAGCCGGCGGTAAATCAGGATTGTTGACCGGCGCCGACATTTGGCTGCGAAAGGTCGCCGCCGCACGTAGGAGACGATAATCCAACACATCTACGATCGCGACCTGTTCGGCGCCATAGCTTTCAATGAAAACGGCCTGCCCACGCTGCGCCTGCTCGATTGCCTGGCGGGTGCGCCGCGCCAGATCTGTCCGGGAAATCGTCGAAGTCATCGTCATCGGTCTCCTGACATCCAAATCTTACGTACAATTAGTAGGGAGATTGTACTACGATCAACTCCTGGCTGCAAACAACAGCAATTCCAAACGTAACCGCATTTTTCGCCGCGCAGAGGTCGCAGAGGAATCGCACTTTGTTTCGGAGTTCGATGTGTCGCCGCGCTTCTTGTGATTGGATGTGCGCCAAATTGGAATACCAGAATTGTTTACATCCGGTTTGTTGGAACCCACGCCGATTCCTCAGCCTTCACCTGTGGCGGCGCTGGAATACTATTTGGAAAGTCGTGGCTTAACGCGCAAAGCGTTGAAACCTTTCATCGGCTCTGCGCAGCGCGTGTCAGAAATCATGAACCGTCGTCGTCGCCTGACACTGACGATGGTTCGTCGTCTCGAGGCCGGGACCGGCATCCCGGCCTCTGTCCTGATTCAACCCTATCGGCTGGCGACGGGCGTATCATCTGCTGAACCGGCCGGCTGGCTGGCCCGCGCCAGCGATCCAAACGCCGAAGGGACAATCGGGTTACGAACGCCGCCATTCGCCAGGAGTGTCGCGCAGCGACGAGTGGATACGCTTCCAGGGGCGTTCGAAGCGTTCGACGTTCGACGATCCCCCAGCCGCAGACCCATGCTGATGTCTACCGGGCATCCGTTGCTGGCCGTGATCAAGATGACCCTGCTGCGTCGGGCGAACTCCAGTGCGTTTTCGATGCGGGCCGGGAAGCGGTCTAGAACCTGTTGAATGATGACGCTAGATGGCTGATCCAAAGGAGCAACGATGGTGAGATCCACATCTTGCGTCGTACGAGGTTCGCCCCACCACTGCACGGCCATGCCCCCGATCACTGCGTAAGGTAGTCCCAGAGTCCGGAAAAACTGATGGATCTCCCAAGCGGCTGCTTCTTGCTCGTTCATGGCGCCTTGTTAGTCTCTGCCATCAGATCGAGTGCACGCCGAACAGAGATCAGACCCTCTACTTGCCAGAGATCAAGCCGGTCGAGGTTGCGGTGCATCTCAGGGCGTTCGTTGAAGCCTCTCATCAGATCGCGCCAGATTGCCAGCGCTTCCGCGCGGCTCATCTGCGCCAGTATTGCCTGGCGTTCCGTCTCGATCACCTTGTTTGCCAGCGCGTAGCCGGCTAGAACCTCGCGAATAGCCACTGCGTCCAGTCTTGGCTGCGAGTCGAATGGGTACTCAGTCATAGCTCGACATCTCCACGGCCAGTATACCACATCCGACCCGTTCCCGCACGTCTGCTGACGCATCCAGCACTACGCCGATTACCGCGCTGCAGCCCCGGGCGTGACGCCCACCTCAATCATCGTCCATGACCTCAACGCAGCGTCGCCATGACCGGCGCCAGGCCGCTGGCTGCGTCGGGCGCATCCAGCAGCACGCCGATCACCGCGCCGCCCTCGTCAAGCATCACGCCGTTGACCTCCACGGTGCGCAGGACGCCTGTATAGTTACGATTTCGCTTCGTCATATCAGGAGTATAATACTCGTCAGATGACATCTGCTATCGCTCTTGCTTGCAGATGTCACCCTTCATCAAGCTCTATGTCGAGACGCAGCGCTGCCGGCGTGCCCAGGGCGGCGATGACCTCCCTGGCAATGCGGACACCTTGATCTACGCGTGCGCCCGGCAGGTCAACGCCATCCGCGGCAATCCGTCGAATCGCATACGCGCCGAACTCAAGCCTGCGCGGGTTGTGGTAGACGATTTCGATCTGGCGCCCTGCAAACTGCGCGGCCACAGCCGCCTGGCCCCGCTCATCGAACTGCGCCGCGACCAGCTTCGGCGCCAGCACCAGGTCGCCCAACTCGCCCCGCACGCCAAACACCTCATTCAGCAGCGTCAGCAGATACCAGCTTGCCGAGCCGGTGAGCCACGGGTACAGGCCGCGGCCCCGCTCGCTGATGTATTCCGGCAGGCCGGGGTAAATGCGGGCAGTTGCGAAGTCGGCGCAGTGCTGGTAGATGCCGTCCAGGACGCGGAAGCCCTCATGCACCAGGCCCCGCCGGTAGAGCGCGTTGGCGTACATCACCGCCATGTGGCTGAACATGGCGCCGTTTTCCTTGTGGCCGAACGCAAAGCCGAAGCAGCGGCCAAGATTGAACTGCATCCCGCCAAAGTCGGTGTTCAAGCGGTAGCCGCCCAGGCGATGTTCGTACAGGTAGCGATCGGCAGAACGAACGATTGCTTGCGCCTGCGTATCGGAGGCGATGCCGCCCATCAGCGCGAAGACCTGCCCGGTCAGCGTCATGCGCACACCGTGCGGGCCATCCCCTTCGACACGCTGGCCGTCGTTGTCGTAGTAGCCGTTGAACCAGCCATACCCGGCGCGGTCGGTGATCCACTCGTGCTGGCGCAGGTGGGCCGTGAGCCAGTCGGCTTTGGCGGCCAGGTCGCGGCCCAGGTCGGCCGGTCTGACCTTGATCTTGTCGCCGGAAATGGTGTGACTGCACGTTGCGAAATATCGGTGCAGGCGATCCTGCCTGGCCGTGACGTCGGCGTAATTGACCGGCTCGGCCAGGGTGTCGAGCAGCGGCAGCAGTTCGGCGGCCAGTTGCACCTCGGTCACGCCCAGCCGGCCCAACGCCAGCACGAGCTGGCCCAGGTCGGCCAGGTTGCCCGCGTAGAGCGCGCTGAACGCCACGCTTTCTCCCCGCTCGCGGGCCATGTCCATGCCATCGTTCCAGTCGGCGCCTTCCAGCAGGATGTTGCCGGCCGCGCCCGCGTTGAAGAACGCGGTCAGGTGCTGCACCAACAGGTGTTCGAGCACACTGCCGCGCGCGATTGCGCCCGGCCGCGTGCGCAGCAGCGTACCCTGCTCCGCTGACCAGGCTTCATCATGCGCCTGACAGCGGTTGATGTGCGCGTCCTTGAAATAGGTCTGCTCCTGGAGCAGAAAGCCCAGGTCGCCGCTACGGTCAATGTACAGCCGCGTCGTCAGGTAGGGCCAGGCGCCGTGATCCATCCAGACGCGCGGGATGTTGTTGCGGTCGGCCATAAATTCACCGGGCCGGCTGCCGATGATGGTCGCGTTGCTGCCGTCCATGCGCACGCCCGCGAAGCTGCTGAACAGCAGGTCATGCACCGGCTCCGGCTCCAACATCAGCAGCGCCAGGCAGTCCTGCCAGAGATCGCGCCAGCCGCGGCCCCCGCGGCCGTAGTCGTGATAGGGCACGAACGAGTTGCCGAACAACCGGCGCAGGAACGGCTGCACCGTCACCCACTTCAGCCAACCATCGAAGCGGGGATCGGCGGTGTGGAAGGCCAATGGCGCCACCTTCGCCTGCCAGTGCGCGCGCGTGCGGTCAAGCCATTCGGCGAAACGGGCCGCGCTGCCGTAGCGTTGGACCAGTTCATTTATACCGGCTGAAGCCTCGATTCCGGATTGCTTGAAACCATCGGCTATGCCGGCTGAAGCCTCGATTCCGGATTGTTTGAAACTGTCGGCCAGCACGGCCAGGATCAACACGTAGGCGCGCGACTCGCCTGGGCTTAGCGTGACATCGGCGAAGCGCAGCGCGCCGATTGCCTCATAGCCGTCTACGGCGCTTCCCGCAGGCGCGCCGGTCATGCCTTGCTGCACCACGGCCGCGGGCCATTCCAGGTTGCCGCCCTCGCCGATGAAATCCTCGACCACGGGGAAAAAACTGCGCGGCGGCGCGCCGTCTCCTTCCGCGCCCAGCACCGCGTAGGTGACCGTATTGGGCCGGTGACCGCGCTCGTCGAAGGTGAGGGTCGGCTGCACGGTCACGCCGTGGCGGACGGTGCGGATGCGGTGCAGCAGCGAAGTGACGTGCCGGTGATCGCGCAGGTTGTCGGCCGAGCGGCCGTAGATGGGGACGGCCGCGGTGGGGGTCAGCGTGAGCGGTCTGTCGCCGGTGTTGGTCAGCACGACCTGCATCAACTCCACCTGGTCGGAACTGGCCGGAACGAAGTTCGTCACCTCGGCGCGCAGCCCGGCGGCCCGGCTCTCACGAATGACCTTGTGCCACAGCATCCCGGCTTCCAGCGCAACGTCCTGATTTTCCGCATCCCCCGCCTCTGCCAGTTGCCGGGCGGAGTTTCCCGTGGCGGACCACGGCCCATACCCGGCGATGCGAACCCAGAAGTTGCGCGCCGAACGGGTGTTGTGCAGATCTTCGACCGAAACCGGGAGGGTCAGAAAACTGTTCTGCCCCGTCTTGCAGTCGCCATGCAGCGTTGGTGTGACCACCGACATCATGCCGGCCTCGTTGACCAGCGGAAAGTAGAGGTAACTCGTCCGGTGCGGCGCGTCCAGGCGAAACGCGCCGTCATTGTCAATAAAACGCCAGCCGGTTTTCATGTCTTCGGTCATGGTTTTTGCCATTCCACTCCTAGTCCAAACACAGTTCGATCCGCCGAATCTCGCCATTGCGAATCCTGGCGGCGTAGGGGGCTGGGATGAGGCTGCCCGGCAGGCTGAGCTGATCGCCATCGGCCATGTGCAGGATCACGACGGTGACCTGGGCGTTGTCGGCCAGGGGTTGATGCTTGCGATAAGTGACCACGCACTGTCCCAGGAAAGTAAAAGTCAGACGGCCGTCCGGCCGGAAGAGCCAATTCGGCAGGGAGGGCTTGAACACCAGGCACAGTTCCCCATCCTGCACGAAGAACGGCTGCGGCCCAACCATCATCAGCGACCACATGCTCATGAATTCCACCGCGGCGCCGGTCAGGCGGGCGACGAAGCCGCGACCATGCAGCGATGCATCGGGATGCGCGCTGCTGACGATGAACGACGAGTTCTCCAGCGGGCTGCGTCCGTAGATGTGCGGATCGAGGAACGGCGCCAGGCTGCGGTGCATGTCTGTGAAGAACTCCTCGCGCAGGCCCGCCCGCAGCATCGCCAGCAGATACTTGTAAGCCATGTGCATGAAGATAGATTCGTTCTCCAGCCAGCCCGGTGTGAACGCCCGCAGCCGGCCAATCTCCGGCGAGCAGGCAGCCAGCGGCGCATTGGTCTTGACCATGCCCAGCTTGCGGTCGAACAACGCGCTCTCGCGCACGTGGCGGTGCAGGGCGCGGGCGCTGGCGATGTCGGTCCGCTGCCGCATGGCATGAACCGCGCCTTCCAGGAACAGCGGCAGGCCCTGCTGAGCGAAACCTGTGACGCGCACCAGGGGACGGCCGAGCGGGTCGCGCTGCGGCTGCCCCTCTGCATCGGTGAGCAGCTCGTAGTCGGACACTTCGCAGGTGAAGTAGGTGGGCGGCACGCCGTCGGTAAGCGCCTCAGCCTGGGCAATCCCGCGCTGCACCTTGCTGCGCCATGTCTGCAGGATCGGCGCTAGGTCGGCGGGCCTGAGCGTCTCGGTCTGCCCATCGAAGCCCAGGCGGACGCGGGCGCGATAGGTTTCGCGCGCGCTCGCCACAGCGTCCCAGTAGCGGAAATCACGCCCGGCGTCGGATGTCGCGTGATACGCGCTGAGCTGCGCGGTCACCTGCCGCTGCAGGTCGCAAAGCTCCACGGGAAATTCGATCGCGGCGCCGTCCTGCGCGGCCAGTGCCGCCAGCAGGAAATCCAGCAGCCGCAGCAGCTCGTACGTTTCGGACATGGACGAACCGAACAGGCCGGGCAGGCCGTTGAGCGCATCACACCAGCCCGGCTTGCCCGCTTCCATTTCGATCCCCATGCCGAACGGATCGAGCGTGGCGAACTTGAGCAGCGCCAATCCCAGCAGCTTGCCGAACACGGTCGTGCGGAAGACCTCGCCCTGCCCCTGCGCGCTGCGCAGCAGGCGCTGCGCGGTCGGTCGCGAGGCCATCAATTGCGCTGCTTCGTCGTCCTGTACCACTGCCCCGTATTGGCGCACCCTGCCGTCCTCTACGAGCACAGACTTGCGCGCGCGCGGCTGCACGAAGGCTGCACTTTGGGCGTAGGGCACGGTCCTGCTGAAGAGCAGTTCATCCTTGCGATCAGGGTAGACCGCCAGGTAGGCATCCAGCAGGTCGAGGTTGTAGAACCAGTGATCAATCCAGTACCCTTCCCCAAATTCCGCCTCGAAGCTCCAATCGGCCTGGGCCATGACCGCTTCGACAAAAGCCGCGGGCGCCACAGCCAGACCGATGCCCTGGTCCAGCACGACTTTCAGCAGGTGGCCGGGCGTGAAGGGGCGGGTGAGCAGCGGGCGCAGCGCTTCCGGCCGGTCAACCAGGGTCAGAACGGCCGCCTGGCGCTCCGGCGGGACGACGAAGCGACTGCCCAGCACGGTCAGTGGGTTGTAGCCATCGGCCTGGATCAAGCCCAGGAAGGCCAGCACCTCCGCGTCGCCGACCGCGGGGTTGAGCAGCACGTCGCAGCGCCGGTTCTGATTGACATCGCGGTAGCTGGCGTTGCCCTGCGAATAGAACTCCGCCGGTAGATGGAACGCGTTGTAATCGCGCTCCAGGTCGCCGTGACGGCGGCCGTACAGATGATAGATGTGTCCGCCCAATTGCACCGGCCAACCGCCGCGCAGGATGTTGTCCAGCAGGCACTGGCGGCAGTAGGCGTCGAAGCGTGGGTCGCCTGATTGTGTCGCCATGGGATCGGTCAGCGCGGCGATCAGCGCCAACGCTTCGGCGCGCCTGGCGGCGATGACGGCCGGATCGGCCAGCCGGCTACGCGCCTGGTTGATGATGTGTACATCAGCGACGTGGCCGATGATGGCGTTGATGGTCAGGCTTTCGCCCGGCGCCAGCCGCGTGGATACGCCGGCAAATCCACACGGTGTCCGGCAAACGGTCGTTTGCGGCATGGCCCGCAGCTCGGCCAGCGTGTGTGACAGAAAATGGTCGGGGTAGCTGAGGGCGGTGTTCTCGCCGAAGATGAGGGCCGGGTCAACGATGGTCGTCAGGCCCGGCGGGTCCGTTCCCTCGGCGGTGGCGAGGTAGAAGTGGCCCCTCTCGATCGCCTCCACCTCGGCCTCATCGCCTACGCTGGCCTGCACGCGGTAGAAGGGGACGCCAGTCTCCAGGTTGAAGACCGCCATCCAGGCCTCGGCCGTGCGGCCGATCCGCTTGAGCATCATGTCGTCAAGTCCGTAGGGGATGATGATGGACAGTCCGTCCACGATTTCCAGGGAGATGGGTCGCCCGGCCGTGTTGCGCACCGTTGCCTGGCGCACCAGGGCGGCGAAGTTTTCCCCCGGCAGGGTGAAGTAGCGAACGTTGACCTGCAGGCCGTGGCCGGCATGGGTTTCTTCCAGCTCGATCTCGCTGGCGCCGATGAACATGCGCCGGGCTAACGCGGGGCGGGCGGCGGCTGAGAACGGTTCGTAGAACCCATCCGCCGCCGCCCCCACTTTTCCCCCCACTTTGATAAACGTGCGGAACCCGGTGTACGCCACGGTCTGATAGGCCTTATTCGCCGATTGGAATTCCATGATCGGCGTGTCCTTGCTCTCGACGCCGAAACCGGCGATGGCCTGGCCGCGATTGACATAGAACGCCCACAGGGGAATGCCCAGGGGACCGGCAATACCCGGCAGGAAACTGGCAAACGGGGGAAATGCGTCGTAGTCTTCGATGACGAAACGGTTGAGAGGATCGAAATGGAATGATTTCATGAGTGAATTCACTTAGTCCTGAGAACATACGTCGCGCAGGAGGTGTTCTGGGCCGTGCAAAAGTGTCGCAAGTGCATCATGGTAGCATTTCAGATGGCATTTGGTTTGCAAGAGGGGATGGCAGCCAGACGCCGGGTCGCATGGTGACATGCAGCCCGGCGCCTGGCGTCGAAAGATCTAAGCGAGGCGCCGTCGCCGCACGACGAGGGCTGCGGCAAGCAGCGTCAGGACCGTCATCGCGGCCGCCAGGGGTTGCCACGGAGCCGGCTGAGTCCGACTGCCGCTGGCTTCGGCAATGGTCACCGCCGTCGGCGCGGTGATGGTGAGATGCACCTGGTCGAGGTGGAAGGTGCGGCTGTCTGGGGCTGCATTCTGGCCAACCTGCAGATCGAAACCATAGCCTGTCATGTTGGTCAGCGTCAGGCCGTCGTTTGGTGCGCCGGCTGGCTGCACCGCGCTGCGCGTGAAGGTCGAGAACGGGAGGCTGACCAAGCGCCAGCCCGCGCTGTTGTCCACGAACGTTGCCTCGAAGCGCTCGGCTGTGTCCGCCGCCTGGTAGACCCGCACGTAGTCCACCAGCATGTCCTGCGGGAAGGTCAGGTTGGGCGAGATCGCGCCGCCGAAGTTGCCGCCGATCGCCAGGTTGAACAGTAGATAGAAGGGATGGTTGAAAACCCACTCGCTGGGGGCCACGTTGGCCGGGACGGCGTTGTGATAGTTGATGCCATCCACGAACCAGTGAATCTCGTCGGGCGCCCACTCCACGGCATAGGTGTGATAGCTGGCCGCGACGGGTGCGCCAAAGTCGTAGGAATTGCCATACGCGCTGCCGCCGGAGTAGCCTGGACCATGAATCGTACCGAAGATTTGGGTCGGCACGCGGCTGACATACTCCATGATGTCAATCTCGCCGGCTTGCGGCCAGCCAACCTGGTCAATGTTGGTGCCCAGGCTCCAGAAGGCGGGCCAGAGGCCGGACTCGCCCGGCGGCACCTGGACGCGAGCCTCGATGCGGCCATAGCGGAATTCGGTGCGATTCTTGGTGAGCAGCCGCGCCGAGGTGTATTTGCACGGGCCGTACCAGCAGACCTTGTCGGTAGTGGCGGGATCGAGCGCCAGGAGCCGGAGCCGGAGGTTGCCGTTGCCGTCCAGGGCCACGTTGTCGGGGCTGTCGGAATAGAACTCCTCCTCGCTATTGCCCCAACCCGGAATGCCGTTCATGGTGCCGTCGCCCATCTCGTAGCCCCAGGCGTTGGCATCGGGCGGCGATCCCGCGGGGTCGTTGAATTCATCGCTCCAGGCCATCACCCATTGGCTGGGCGGCGGCAGGGTCGGCGCCTGGTTGTCCAGCAGGTGTACCTTGACCGGGACGCCGCTGTCGGCGCCGTAGAACCAGAATGCGAGGTTGCCGAAGCCGCTCCAGTTCTGGCCGGCGGCAAAGGTGCGGGTGATGCTGGCCGTGTTGGTCGCCTCAAGTGGGGCGGGCACGCTGATCTTCAGCACTTGCTCATACGGCCCCTGGCCAGGCAAGGCCAGCGGGCTGCCCGCGGGGATATCTCTGATCGTCAACCTGACGCGGCCATCGGACTGGAAGGGGTGATGCCCCTCGAAGTCGTCCACCATGGCTGGATTGGCGGCATCGGTATCGGTGATGGTGAGCAGCGCCCGGCGCCGGTACCCAAAGTCGGCGTTGGTGACGCTGGTGAGATTCAGCATGACCTGCTGGTCGCCGGAGGGTTTGCCGTCATCGAGGGTTTGCACGGTAAAGGTTTTCTCGGTGTCGCCGGGAGCAAAAGTAACCGTGCCGCTGATCGGCACGAAGTTGCGGTCGGGCCGGGCGTAGGCCTCGGCCGTGCGATAGGTGACAGTGACGGTTTGAGTCGGCGGCACGCTGAGCGTTATGTTGATAACGGCTGCCGCGCCTTCTGCTGCTTCGTAGGTCGTCAGGCCGAACTGCGCCTGCAGAGGCGCCGCGGCGCTGCCGGTGTTGCCGAAGATCGTCACATCATCCACGTAGTAGACCTGGGCGCCCATGGGGACCGAGCCGTAGCCGCCGATGGCGTAGCCGTGAATCTCGGTGCGGCCAAAGCCGTCGTTGGGCGCGCCGTTGCCGATGTCCTTGCGGTGGAAGTCGCCCCAGGCGAACTGGAAGAAGCGCCAGCCCGCGAAGTCGTCGGGAATATCAGTGCTCCAGCGCTCGGCGTCGTCGGTCGTCGAGCCGGGGTTGCGGTTGTCCATGACATCCACGAACAGCGTGCCGCCGGTGTTGTTGCCGTAGAGCCACAGGCACAACCCTTCGTAGGTGCTCCAGTCCTGGGTGAGCCACTGATTGGCCGCGGCATTGGTGAACGCGTGCGTGTAGCCGGCCCACTGCCCGCCGCCGATGGTCAGCGCCTCGCGCAGCACCTTGTTGCCGGCCACGGCCCCTGGCACCGGCGCGGGCGGACTGTCCGTAATCGTAATGGCCGCGCTGGCCGCGGGGTGGTTCCAGGTGATGAAGCCGACGCCGATTCCGTTGGGGTCCGTGCCGGACGGCAGCAGCCCATCCTCGAAGTCATCAATGGCCGTGGTGCGTACGATCACGCCGACATCATCCACGTAGTAAACCTGGGCGCCCATGGGGACCGAGCCGTAGCCGCCGATGGCGTAGCCGTGAATCTCGGTGCGGCCAAAGCCGTCGTTGGGCGCGCCGTTGCCAATATCCTTGCGGTGGAAGTCGCCCCAGGCGAACTGGAAGAAGCGCCAGCCCGCGAAGTCGTCGGGAATATCAGCGCTCCAACGCTCGGCGTCGTCGGTCGTCGAGCCGGGGTTGCGGTTGTCCATGACATCCACGAACAGCGCGCCGCCGGTGTTGTTACCGTAGAGCCACAGGCTCACGCCTTCGTACGTGCTCCAGTCCTGGGTGAGCCATTGGTTGGCCGCGGCATTGGTGAACGCGTGCGTGTAGCCGGCCCACTGCCCGCCGCCGATGGTCAGCGCCTCGCGCAGCACCTTGTTGCCGGCCACGGCTCCTGGCACCGGCGCGGGTGGACTGTCCGTAATCGTAATGGCCGCGCTGGCCGCGGGGTGGTTCCAGGTGATGAAGCCGACACCGATCCCGTTGGGGTCCGTGCCGGACGGCAGCAGCCCATCCTCGAAGTCATCTATAATGACCGACTTGCCGTTGACGGGCGGGACATTGTTGCTGCCGAAGGTCAGGTCGTCGAAGTAGTAGGTCGTGTCAGCGCCGATCTGGGCGCCGGTCAAGCCGAAGTTGGGAAACACCGATACCTTGTTGTAGGTGTACGCCAGGTTCAGGGCCGCTGTGCCGGGGGCCGGGTTGGCGAAGTCGAAGGTCA includes:
- a CDS encoding exonuclease domain-containing protein, with amino-acid sequence MTRKLDHILVVDVEATCWQGEPPPGQSSEIIEIGLCLLDVATLARVERRDILVRPIRSTISAFCTELTTLTQADVDGGIPLAQVCQVLVQEFQASGRLWASYGDYDRQQFTRNCAEFGIPYPFGPGHLNVKTLLAVALGRKREVGMREGLAALGLPLQGVHHRAGDDAWNIAAVLAEVLRRARTSR
- a CDS encoding UPF0175 family protein — protein: MTSTISRTDLARRTRQAIEQAQRGQAVFIESYGAEQVAIVDVLDYRLLRAAATFRSQMSAPVNNPDLPPAGLTETAVQARVAAAAGDVQEAWNMIIAAYLAGDISLGRTATLLNMSRFELLARFNRFGLPMRMGALSIHEAQAEYETIQGKNRT
- a CDS encoding cellobiose phosphorylase; translation: MKTGWRFIDNDGAFRLDAPHRTSYLYFPLVNEAGMMSVVTPTLHGDCKTGQNSFLTLPVSVEDLHNTRSARNFWVRIAGYGPWSATGNSARQLAEAGDAENQDVALEAGMLWHKVIRESRAAGLRAEVTNFVPASSDQVELMQVVLTNTGDRPLTLTPTAAVPIYGRSADNLRDHRHVTSLLHRIRTVRHGVTVQPTLTFDERGHRPNTVTYAVLGAEGDGAPPRSFFPVVEDFIGEGGNLEWPAAVVQQGMTGAPAGSAVDGYEAIGALRFADVTLSPGESRAYVLILAVLADSFKQSGIEASAGIADGFKQSGIEASAGINELVQRYGSAARFAEWLDRTRAHWQAKVAPLAFHTADPRFDGWLKWVTVQPFLRRLFGNSFVPYHDYGRGGRGWRDLWQDCLALLMLEPEPVHDLLFSSFAGVRMDGSNATIIGSRPGEFMADRNNIPRVWMDHGAWPYLTTRLYIDRSGDLGFLLQEQTYFKDAHINRCQAHDEAWSAEQGTLLRTRPGAIARGSVLEHLLVQHLTAFFNAGAAGNILLEGADWNDGMDMARERGESVAFSALYAGNLADLGQLVLALGRLGVTEVQLAAELLPLLDTLAEPVNYADVTARQDRLHRYFATCSHTISGDKIKVRPADLGRDLAAKADWLTAHLRQHEWITDRAGYGWFNGYYDNDGQRVEGDGPHGVRMTLTGQVFALMGGIASDTQAQAIVRSADRYLYEHRLGGYRLNTDFGGMQFNLGRCFGFAFGHKENGAMFSHMAVMYANALYRRGLVHEGFRVLDGIYQHCADFATARIYPGLPEYISERGRGLYPWLTGSASWYLLTLLNEVFGVRGELGDLVLAPKLVAAQFDERGQAAVAAQFAGRQIEIVYHNPRRLEFGAYAIRRIAADGVDLPGARVDQGVRIAREVIAALGTPAALRLDIELDEG
- a CDS encoding cellobiose phosphorylase, yielding MKSFHFDPLNRFVIEDYDAFPPFASFLPGIAGPLGIPLWAFYVNRGQAIAGFGVESKDTPIMEFQSANKAYQTVAYTGFRTFIKVGGKVGAAADGFYEPFSAAARPALARRMFIGASEIELEETHAGHGLQVNVRYFTLPGENFAALVRQATVRNTAGRPISLEIVDGLSIIIPYGLDDMMLKRIGRTAEAWMAVFNLETGVPFYRVQASVGDEAEVEAIERGHFYLATAEGTDPPGLTTIVDPALIFGENTALSYPDHFLSHTLAELRAMPQTTVCRTPCGFAGVSTRLAPGESLTINAIIGHVADVHIINQARSRLADPAVIAARRAEALALIAALTDPMATQSGDPRFDAYCRQCLLDNILRGGWPVQLGGHIYHLYGRRHGDLERDYNAFHLPAEFYSQGNASYRDVNQNRRCDVLLNPAVGDAEVLAFLGLIQADGYNPLTVLGSRFVVPPERQAAVLTLVDRPEALRPLLTRPFTPGHLLKVVLDQGIGLAVAPAAFVEAVMAQADWSFEAEFGEGYWIDHWFYNLDLLDAYLAVYPDRKDELLFSRTVPYAQSAAFVQPRARKSVLVEDGRVRQYGAVVQDDEAAQLMASRPTAQRLLRSAQGQGEVFRTTVFGKLLGLALLKFATLDPFGMGIEMEAGKPGWCDALNGLPGLFGSSMSETYELLRLLDFLLAALAAQDGAAIEFPVELCDLQRQVTAQLSAYHATSDAGRDFRYWDAVASARETYRARVRLGFDGQTETLRPADLAPILQTWRSKVQRGIAQAEALTDGVPPTYFTCEVSDYELLTDAEGQPQRDPLGRPLVRVTGFAQQGLPLFLEGAVHAMRQRTDIASARALHRHVRESALFDRKLGMVKTNAPLAACSPEIGRLRAFTPGWLENESIFMHMAYKYLLAMLRAGLREEFFTDMHRSLAPFLDPHIYGRSPLENSSFIVSSAHPDASLHGRGFVARLTGAAVEFMSMWSLMMVGPQPFFVQDGELCLVFKPSLPNWLFRPDGRLTFTFLGQCVVTYRKHQPLADNAQVTVVILHMADGDQLSLPGSLIPAPYAARIRNGEIRRIELCLD